A single genomic interval of Haloterrigena salifodinae harbors:
- a CDS encoding nucleoside hydrolase, protein MSRPVLIDTDPGCDDAVALLAALEHASLEVVGLTTVHGNASVDDTTRNARAILEAVDRTDVPVSRGADRPLLVDLETSEEIHGEGGLRGELPDPGAATEPGDVHAARRIVEQARAHDGDLTLAAIGPLTNVALAHAMEPALPELLDELIIMGGAAFASGNVTPLAEANFHSDPHAARRVVRDCEPTIVGLDVTARAAVPPERVDGIERDGPLERSLYEWLTYYDADRLKRYGIESAAVHDALVIAELIDDGVLETRSYPMEVGADGDLTRGALVVDENDVTGAAENGEVALEANYERYRELVSASLERVLERIEAEP, encoded by the coding sequence ATGAGCCGCCCCGTATTGATCGATACGGATCCGGGTTGTGACGACGCCGTGGCGCTCCTGGCCGCCCTCGAGCACGCGTCTCTCGAGGTCGTCGGGCTGACGACCGTCCACGGAAACGCGTCGGTCGACGACACGACGCGAAACGCCCGCGCGATCCTCGAGGCGGTCGATCGGACGGACGTTCCCGTCTCGAGGGGCGCGGATCGGCCGCTGCTGGTCGACCTCGAGACGTCCGAGGAGATCCACGGCGAGGGCGGGCTCCGCGGCGAATTACCGGATCCGGGAGCGGCGACCGAGCCGGGCGACGTCCACGCCGCACGGCGCATCGTCGAGCAGGCCCGCGCTCACGACGGCGACCTAACGCTCGCGGCGATCGGCCCGCTGACAAACGTCGCGCTCGCCCACGCGATGGAACCCGCCTTGCCCGAGTTACTCGACGAACTGATCATCATGGGCGGCGCGGCCTTCGCGTCGGGGAACGTCACCCCGCTGGCGGAGGCGAACTTCCACTCCGATCCCCACGCCGCCCGCCGGGTCGTCCGGGACTGCGAGCCGACGATCGTCGGGCTGGACGTGACGGCTCGGGCCGCGGTCCCGCCCGAGCGGGTCGACGGGATCGAGCGGGACGGGCCGCTGGAACGGTCGCTTTACGAGTGGCTCACCTACTACGACGCCGACCGCCTCAAGCGCTACGGCATCGAATCGGCCGCGGTCCACGACGCGCTCGTGATCGCAGAACTGATCGACGACGGCGTGCTCGAGACCCGATCGTATCCGATGGAGGTCGGTGCCGACGGCGACCTCACGCGGGGCGCGCTGGTCGTCGACGAGAACGACGTGACCGGGGCGGCGGAAAACGGCGAGGTGGCGCTCGAGGCCAACTACGAGCGGTATCGAGAACTGGTGAGCGCGTCGCTCGAGCGCGTTCTCGAGCGGATCGAAGCGGAACCGTGA
- a CDS encoding PfkB family carbohydrate kinase codes for MSDAVSLGSVNVDRTWYLPAERICDLENRCGWFPATGETVRIEGSPDLPAGVLEGARYRTAVGGKGSKQTVAAARAGADAAFLGCVGRDEAEYDVRETLAERGVAVDGVTTSDRETGKASVFVDEGGESRIAIVGGANDAVDSQYVDRSLERLRAVNAVLLQNEIPVSATETALERLETDENASERPTVVLNPAPADGAEPLVDCAAVDVIVVNEGKYVALEDRLADADATVVRTRGHDDVLVTDAGAVTDLRVTPPTVDAVDATGAGDTFCGYLATLLAEGEDLERAVEVATVAGSLATETEGVQIVIPERGTVERALEDAFGAVGDER; via the coding sequence ATGAGCGACGCCGTGAGTCTCGGCAGCGTCAACGTCGATCGAACGTGGTACCTGCCGGCCGAGCGGATCTGCGACCTCGAGAACCGCTGCGGCTGGTTTCCGGCAACCGGGGAGACCGTCCGTATCGAGGGGAGTCCCGACCTCCCCGCCGGCGTCCTCGAGGGCGCTCGATACCGAACCGCCGTCGGCGGCAAGGGGTCGAAACAGACGGTGGCGGCGGCCCGCGCCGGAGCCGACGCCGCGTTTCTCGGCTGCGTCGGACGCGACGAGGCCGAGTACGACGTCCGCGAGACGCTCGCCGAACGCGGGGTCGCTGTCGACGGCGTGACGACCAGCGACCGCGAGACGGGGAAGGCATCCGTCTTCGTCGACGAGGGCGGCGAGTCCCGGATCGCGATCGTCGGCGGCGCCAACGACGCGGTCGACAGCCAGTACGTCGATCGATCCCTCGAGCGGCTCCGCGCCGTCAACGCCGTGCTCCTCCAGAACGAGATTCCCGTTTCGGCGACCGAGACCGCTCTCGAGCGCCTCGAGACCGACGAAAATGCGTCCGAACGACCGACGGTGGTCTTGAACCCGGCGCCGGCCGACGGCGCGGAACCGCTGGTTGACTGCGCGGCCGTCGACGTCATCGTCGTCAACGAGGGCAAATACGTGGCGCTCGAGGACCGCCTCGCCGACGCCGACGCGACGGTCGTCCGCACGCGAGGTCACGACGACGTGCTCGTCACCGACGCCGGCGCCGTCACCGACCTCCGGGTCACGCCGCCGACCGTCGACGCGGTCGACGCGACCGGGGCCGGCGACACCTTCTGCGGCTATCTCGCGACGCTGCTGGCCGAGGGTGAGGATCTCGAGCGGGCCGTCGAGGTTGCTACCGTCGCGGGGTCGCTCGCGACCGAGACCGAGGGCGTCCAGATCGTGATTCCCGAACGCGGAACGGTCGAACGGGCGCTCGAAGACGCGTTCGGGGCCGTCGGCGACGAGCGGTGA
- a CDS encoding sulfatase family protein gives MPPHIVLVHCHDLGKYVGCYGAAVDTPRIDALAADGVRFDRHFVTAPQCSPSRSSLMTGRHPHQNGMLGLAHGNWEVGPHERFLPELLGEAGYETHRFGLQHVTEFPERLGYDRTHNEESLTSETPTSVHEGARARTVADDVAEWLEAGDRDDPFFASVGFFELHRIAVDGGFSFDGERYDAPDPDAVETLEFLPDRSGIRSDIAGMDGMVSAIDDGVGTIVDALENEGLAEDTLLLFTTEHGLAMPRAKGTCFDAGIEAALLMAQPGTIASGRVVDDLVSNVDVFATLLDIADAPVPGVDTDGDDIAGQSFAPQLFDGGNSGGANGAAGKDAYKPRDRVFSGMTWHDRYNPIRAIRTDRWKYIRNFWHLPAVYMTTDVFCSAAGRELHEEYYGRQRPYEELYDLEADPLERENLAAGDDPDDPATETVRDELRTDLLEWMDATADPLLEGPVLPNNWETVHPRLEDDRDDIRR, from the coding sequence ATGCCACCGCATATCGTGCTGGTTCACTGCCACGACCTGGGGAAGTACGTCGGGTGTTACGGCGCGGCCGTCGACACCCCCAGGATCGACGCGCTCGCGGCCGACGGCGTTCGGTTCGATCGGCACTTCGTGACCGCCCCGCAGTGTTCGCCGAGTCGCTCGAGTCTCATGACGGGACGGCACCCGCACCAGAACGGGATGCTCGGGCTCGCCCACGGCAACTGGGAGGTCGGCCCTCACGAACGGTTCCTGCCCGAACTCCTCGGCGAGGCCGGCTACGAGACCCACCGCTTCGGCCTCCAGCACGTCACCGAGTTCCCCGAACGACTCGGCTACGATCGGACGCACAACGAGGAGTCTCTGACGAGCGAGACCCCGACGTCGGTCCACGAGGGCGCCCGCGCACGCACCGTCGCCGACGACGTTGCGGAGTGGCTCGAAGCGGGCGATCGCGACGACCCGTTCTTCGCGTCGGTCGGCTTCTTCGAACTCCACCGCATCGCGGTGGACGGCGGGTTCAGCTTCGACGGCGAGCGGTACGACGCCCCCGATCCCGACGCGGTCGAGACCCTCGAGTTCCTCCCCGATCGGTCCGGTATCCGGTCGGACATCGCCGGAATGGACGGGATGGTCAGCGCGATCGACGACGGCGTCGGAACGATCGTCGACGCCCTCGAGAACGAGGGACTAGCCGAAGACACCCTCCTGCTCTTCACGACCGAACACGGGCTGGCGATGCCGCGCGCGAAGGGCACCTGTTTCGACGCCGGCATCGAGGCGGCTCTGCTGATGGCCCAACCGGGAACCATCGCGTCGGGCCGGGTCGTCGACGACCTCGTGAGCAACGTCGACGTCTTCGCGACGCTGCTCGATATCGCGGACGCGCCGGTTCCCGGCGTCGACACCGATGGGGACGACATCGCGGGGCAGAGTTTCGCGCCGCAGTTGTTCGACGGCGGGAACAGCGGCGGCGCGAACGGAGCCGCCGGCAAGGACGCCTACAAGCCCCGCGACCGGGTCTTCTCGGGGATGACCTGGCACGATCGATACAACCCGATCCGGGCCATCCGAACCGACCGCTGGAAGTATATTCGTAATTTCTGGCACCTACCCGCAGTCTACATGACGACGGACGTCTTCTGCAGCGCGGCGGGTCGGGAGCTACACGAGGAGTACTACGGCCGGCAGCGACCCTACGAGGAACTGTACGACCTCGAGGCCGACCCGCTCGAGCGGGAGAACCTCGCGGCGGGGGACGACCCGGACGATCCGGCTACCGAGACCGTTCGCGACGAGCTTCGAACGGACCTGCTCGAGTGGATGGACGCGACCGCCGACCCGCTGCTCGAGGGACCGGTCCTGCCGAACAACTGGGAGACGGTCCACCCCCGGCTGGAGGACGACCGCGACGACATCCGGCGGTGA
- a CDS encoding sulfatase has product MAESVDSSDSADVDAASTNGRDPKSHPTVRNVALVVLDTARSTSTGPETTPALNRLADDGTVFDSAFATAPWTLPSHASMFTGTYPSEHGTHGGHTYLDDELRTLPEAFDDAGYETIGVSNNTWITEEFGFDRGFDDLRKGWQYIQSDADMGAVVRGEDLREKLQATRNRLFDGNPLVNAANILYSEALQPAGDDGADRSTTWIADWLDGRDDDQPFFLFCNFIEPHVEYDPPREYAEQFLPDGTSVDEALAIRQDPRAYDCEDYHLSERDFALLRGLYRAELAYVDEQLGRLRAALEDAGEWEDTLLVVCGDHGEHIGDHGFFGHQYNLYDTLINVPLVCHGGPFTDGGQREDLVQLLDLPATILETAGIDDPELRAQWSSRSFHPASDDDPRDAVFAEYVAPQPSIDRLEARFDELPDHVYEYDRRLRAVRTREYKYVRGDDGYDRLHDVETDPLERDDIAAREPERVRAMQRRLEERFDPLAEAGDSGEVEMREGTKERLADLGYL; this is encoded by the coding sequence ATGGCTGAGTCAGTTGATTCATCCGATTCTGCAGATGTCGACGCAGCGTCGACCAACGGACGTGATCCGAAGTCACATCCCACCGTGCGGAACGTCGCGCTCGTCGTCCTCGATACGGCGCGTTCGACGAGCACCGGTCCGGAGACGACGCCGGCGCTGAACCGACTCGCTGACGACGGCACCGTTTTCGATTCCGCCTTCGCGACCGCCCCCTGGACGCTCCCGTCTCACGCCTCGATGTTCACCGGGACCTACCCCTCCGAGCACGGCACCCACGGCGGCCACACCTATCTCGACGACGAGTTGCGGACGCTCCCGGAGGCGTTCGACGACGCGGGATACGAGACCATCGGCGTCTCGAACAACACCTGGATCACCGAGGAGTTCGGGTTCGATCGGGGCTTCGACGACCTCCGGAAGGGCTGGCAGTACATCCAGTCCGACGCGGACATGGGCGCCGTCGTCCGCGGCGAGGACCTCCGGGAGAAACTCCAGGCGACCCGCAACCGGCTCTTCGATGGCAACCCGCTGGTCAACGCCGCGAACATCCTCTACAGCGAGGCCCTCCAGCCCGCGGGCGACGACGGCGCCGACCGGTCGACGACCTGGATCGCCGATTGGCTCGACGGCCGCGACGACGACCAGCCGTTCTTCCTGTTCTGTAACTTCATCGAACCCCACGTCGAGTACGATCCGCCTCGAGAGTACGCCGAGCAGTTCCTCCCCGACGGCACGAGCGTCGACGAGGCACTCGCCATCCGGCAGGATCCCCGCGCCTACGACTGCGAGGACTACCACCTCTCCGAACGGGACTTCGCCCTGCTCCGCGGGCTCTACCGGGCCGAACTCGCCTACGTCGACGAGCAGCTCGGACGGCTCCGGGCGGCCCTCGAGGACGCCGGCGAGTGGGAGGACACCCTGCTCGTCGTCTGCGGCGACCACGGCGAGCACATCGGCGACCACGGCTTCTTCGGCCACCAGTACAACCTCTACGACACCCTGATCAACGTCCCGCTGGTCTGCCACGGCGGCCCCTTCACCGACGGCGGCCAGCGCGAGGACCTCGTCCAGTTACTCGACCTCCCCGCCACGATACTCGAGACCGCCGGGATCGACGACCCAGAGCTACGCGCGCAGTGGTCCAGCCGCTCGTTCCACCCCGCGTCGGACGACGACCCACGAGACGCCGTCTTCGCGGAGTACGTCGCCCCCCAGCCCTCGATCGACCGCCTCGAGGCCCGCTTCGACGAACTTCCCGACCACGTCTACGAGTACGACCGTCGCCTCCGGGCCGTCCGGACGCGCGAGTACAAGTACGTCCGCGGCGACGACGGGTACGACCGGCTCCACGACGTCGAGACCGACCCGCTCGAGCGCGACGACATCGCCGCACGGGAGCCCGAGCGGGTGCGAGCGATGCAGCGGCGCCTCGAGGAGCGGTTCGATCCGCTCGCCGAGGCCGGCGACAGCGGCGAGGTCGAGATGCGCGAGGGGACCAAGGAGCGACTGGCGGATCTGGGGTATCTCTAG
- a CDS encoding LUD domain-containing protein, with the protein MSDDYYTKDDFVDDLEVDASRFDTAPDEETIETVVSNVEDRNIDVHVFDDGDEAREHLREQLPDGATVMDGHSTTLEEIGFTDDLEDGDGFEYLGAQVQEIDDDEERAEARREATTADVFFDSVNAIAESGELLGANALGNGVGAWAFGAKNLVLVGSTNKIVADFDAAVERVREYAYPLEDARAQEVYGQGSVVGKLVSMEYERVDDRTQLVLLEGDHGF; encoded by the coding sequence ATGAGCGACGACTACTACACGAAGGACGATTTCGTCGACGACCTCGAGGTGGACGCCTCGCGGTTCGATACCGCCCCGGACGAGGAGACGATCGAGACCGTCGTCTCGAACGTCGAGGACCGCAACATCGACGTCCACGTCTTCGACGACGGCGACGAGGCTCGCGAGCACCTCCGCGAGCAGCTCCCCGACGGCGCGACGGTGATGGACGGACACTCGACGACCTTAGAGGAAATCGGCTTCACCGACGACCTCGAGGACGGCGACGGATTCGAGTACCTGGGGGCACAGGTCCAGGAGATCGACGATGACGAGGAGCGCGCCGAGGCCCGCCGCGAGGCGACCACGGCGGACGTCTTCTTCGACAGCGTCAACGCCATCGCCGAATCCGGCGAACTGCTCGGCGCCAACGCCCTGGGCAACGGCGTCGGCGCGTGGGCCTTCGGTGCGAAGAATCTCGTGCTGGTCGGCTCGACCAACAAGATCGTCGCGGACTTCGACGCCGCCGTCGAGCGCGTTCGGGAGTACGCCTACCCCCTCGAGGACGCCCGTGCACAGGAGGTCTACGGGCAGGGCAGCGTCGTCGGGAAACTCGTCTCGATGGAGTACGAGCGAGTCGACGACCGGACGCAACTCGTGTTGCTCGAGGGCGATCACGGCTTCTGA